A single window of Leptolyngbya ohadii IS1 DNA harbors:
- a CDS encoding DUF6335 family protein produces the protein MREEMHTDARDPGEFTANMPPDTEDESTEEIIYDDDMPQELTQSYGTGVHDLPGMNIGGRTMTDRREDVPLDYLMTTGGDIDSNPYQASTVGDESVGGTVNTPDMDIVDEIGAAVGLEMDDRAFLRTGEILEQRDDRRWELDPQSSEDYGVRRQERDEE, from the coding sequence ATGCGCGAAGAGATGCACACAGACGCTCGTGATCCGGGCGAGTTTACCGCAAATATGCCGCCGGATACGGAAGATGAATCAACCGAGGAAATCATCTACGACGATGATATGCCCCAAGAACTCACCCAATCCTACGGTACAGGCGTTCATGATCTGCCGGGAATGAACATTGGCGGACGCACCATGACCGATCGCCGGGAAGATGTGCCGCTGGACTACCTGATGACCACAGGCGGAGACATTGACTCGAATCCCTACCAAGCCAGCACCGTTGGGGATGAATCCGTGGGCGGCACCGTGAACACGCCTGATATGGATATTGTGGACGAAATTGGTGCAGCAGTCGGGCTGGAAATGGATGACCGTGCTTTCCTGCGAACGGGCGAAATTTTGGAACAGCGAGACGATCGCCGCTGGGAGCTTGACCCCCAA